The Capsicum annuum cultivar UCD-10X-F1 unplaced genomic scaffold, UCD10Xv1.1 ctg66136, whole genome shotgun sequence nucleotide sequence TTTTCTACTTGCATAATgaacacaagaatataagtaagaaaccatttattttctttgaaaatattttcctcctccATATTAACAcactctaaaaaaaatattttccgaggtcaaaaattatttttctaaagagTATTTTCTACTCTTCAATTAAACACTAAAATGTTTTTTCTGAAagtattttttcattcaccaatcaaacactaaaaaatatttttcgaaaaatatttttcactcaccaaccaaacataagaaaataagtaagaaaccaactttttttccaagaaaaatattttccttcatacctaACACACCCTTAATGTTTATGATCTTTTAGATCAAGAAAATTAAGGAGGTCTGGTATTAAGTCCCCCTCCATCATGTTTAAGGAGATAAAAGCCTGGGTGAATggattttgatttaaaaaaaattgtacatcGTCAATCTAAAGAATCTTACACTTAATTAGATTACAACAGGTAATTAGTTTCTTCAAAATATGGAATTTACATTACATCTTAAAATAAGATATGTAACCTGCTATAATATATAAGTATGACTTGATGGATGTAATACAATTGTGTTAACCTTATTATAGGCCTAGTTCTATGTATACTACTGTTACctaaaaaagaaaggcaaaaacaTACCGATCATGGTTGGCATTGAGGGGTAGATTAAGAATAAGCTGTAAAAAGAAGTAAAGTAAGTTATGAAAATATATTACTCGGATCATAATACATTATACCACAAAATATTACATGATCAACCATCCATATGAACTGAATGGTATTTAATTTATTCATACTTTTTACAACAAGGTCTAAAGTAGCAAGACTATTTACAAAGTATTAATCTTGCCACTACGTACATACACAAGTGTTTTATAATAGTACAATATGATGATTTGTTGTGAGGATTGGCAAATCATTTAATCATGGCCTCCACCTGGTAGTACCTTTATTATATTCGTTATATGGAGATTTGTATTCGTCGCCTAGGGAtttatatcttttgttatattcTCCATCAGAGGATTTATATTCATTGTTATATTCGTCATACGGAGATTTATATTCGTCGCCAGGGGATTTATATCTGTAGTTATATTCACCATCGGAGGATTTATATCCATAGTTATATTCGCCATCGGAGGAtttatatcttttattatattcGCCATAAGAGGATTTGCATCCTTTGTTATATTCGTCGCCAGGGGATTTATAGATTTATATTCGTAGTTATATTCGCCATCAGAGTATTTATGTCCTTTGTTATATTCTCCATTGTTGGATCTGTATCCTTTATTATATTCCCCATCGGAGGATTTGTATCCTTTGTTATATTCGCCATATGGAGATTTATATTCATCATCGGAGGATTTGTATCCGTTGTTGTACTCGTCATATCCCTCATATCCTTTATCTGGGTGCTTATATCCGCCACTTGGATATTGTCCGTCACCATGTACAACATTCTTTTTATCCAATTTGATAGCTACATAAATTGtcaaattcaaaaattagttgaatattatacacacacacaataattaaataagaaatttaatatttcaaaGAGATAAATAATTAACTAATCTTGCAGGTCTCAGTCAACTCCCTCGCTGCAACCTCTGAGCTTATCAttgcaaaaataaacaaaagaaggCCAAGAAATAGTAATGCCTTAGAACccatcattttctttcttcaaattaagcttagttatatcaatttgaggatgaagaaattgaaacAATTGGGTTCTATTTATACTAAGAATTGAATTTATTAGAGATTGAAGTATTTCAAACTGATCACTTATCAGTTGAATTATCAAAGCAAAATATCTTGCCCAACCGATACGCCACGTAATCAAGTATACTATCTCCGTTTtaatttacttatcttttttttttctatttagttCGTCTGAAAATGAAcgtcttcttctcttttttggcAACTCTATAAACTTTTCATGTGATATGTTCAAGATTA carries:
- the LOC124893834 gene encoding glycine-rich protein HC1-like codes for the protein MMGSKALLFLGLLLFIFAMISSEVAARELTETCKITIKLDKKNVVHGDGQYPSGGYKHPDKGYEGYDEYNNGYKSSDDEYKSPYGEYNKGYKSSDGEYNKGYRSNNGEYNKGHKYSDGEYNYEYKSINPLATNITKDANPLMANIIKDINPPMANITMDINPPMVNITTDINPLATNINLRMTNITMNINPLMENITKDINP